The genomic DNA GTTTGGAGCAAGTGATAATAAAACCAAGTCGTTGGAGTAATTATGGGTTAAATGTGCTACAGAAGTTTGAATAGGTAAAAAAGGTGCAAATGGCGGATTTGAATGAATAGGTAAGGCAAAAACCGAAGATTGACGAATAAAATTCTCGTTAAGTAATACATACCACGATTGGGCATTATATTCGTTTGTGCCTCCATAATTATTAATATCATCAACAAAAAACCAGTCGGCTTGAACCTTATTGGGTCGGATGTCTAAAATATAATAACCTCGATGTTCTAAATCTACCCAACGAATATGAGCATTAGAAGCATAAATAGCTGAGGCTCCAATACCACCACCAAATGAAATAGAGGGTGAGGTAATACTTGGTGATACAAATTCTACAGTGCCTACTCCTTGTCCGTTAGGACCATATTGACCAATGGTTTGATTGGGTACATCACAAGCCCACGAAGTATGAATATCACCGGTAGTAACAACCGTATTTTTTATATTCCATCCATAAAGATAATTTAAAAGACGTTGACGCTCGTATCGATAGCCATCCCATTGATCTTTATTTACTACTTGTCCGGCGATTAAAAGTGGACTAATCATTACTTGATTAACTAATATTTTCCATGTACAAGTATCGGTGTATTGCGATTTGTATAATTCGTTTGTAAGCCAATTATATTGCTTGGTTCCAAGAATAGTTTTATTAGGATCGTCTATACCAAGCCCGTTAGGGTCATCGCGACCTTCTAACCTTGTGTCGAGGCAGAATAAACGAGCAAGTTTCCCGATTTTAAATAGGCGGTGAATTTTATTGTCAGGGTTTTGCGGGTCGTTTATTTCGCGAATCGGTATCCATTCATAAAAAGCTTGTTGACCTGCGTGTTTTCTATCTATCCAATTTCCTTCATTAGTTTGATGGTTTTCAGCACCATCTTTCCAACTATTGTTAGCTGTTTCGTGATCGTCATATGTTACAATCCATGGGTATTGTTGATGAGCTAAACGCATATCGGGGTCGAGACGATAATGAGCATAACGCATACGATAATCTTCGAGTGTAATACATTCCCAGTTGGGAGATAGTTCTCTATCGGGGTGTGTTCCATAATGATTGGTTTCGTATTCGTAAATATAGTCGCCATTGTGAATAATTAGGTCAATATTGTTTTTCATGGTTAATGTATTAAGGGCGTTGTAATATCCATTATTGTAGTTAGTGCCTCCGATAAATGCTATTCGAAAATTGTCAAACGAGCTGGATTCAGCGGGTAATGTTTTAGTTCTTCCAATAATTGAGTATAAATTAAATGCTTTAAAACGATAAAAATACCATGTGTTGGGTGATAAGCCCCCTACATCAATTTTTACTGTAAAATCGCGATTAGCACGGGTCCATTTTTGTCCAAATTTTACAATTTGTGTAAAATTGGTATCCAATGCCATTTGCCATTCTACTAATATGCTATCTACTTGTCCTGATGGAGTTACGCGGGTCCATATGATTACGGCAGTATCAAGGGGGTCGCCCGATGCTACACCGTGATAAAAAGGTGCATAAGCCGGATCTAAAGAAAAACTTAAACGATTTTTAAATTTATATTCTCGATGGTTTTGCGATAACATGCAAAGTGGCAATATTATTAATATTGCAATAAATAATTTCATAATTTTTGAAATTTATGTCTGGTTATAATGTTGTTTTTCTGAATAAATAGTATATAACTGCCAGAGGGTAATGAGCTAAGGTCTATTTCGTGGTATTTTTCATTTATCGATTTTGTTTCTTTCAGTAAATGTCCCAAACCATTATACAATTGTAGGGTAGATGTGGTTGGAATATCAAATTCAATTTTAATTTTGTTTTTTGCAGGATTAGGATAAACTTTAACATCATGATCTAAATTGTTGATAGATATATCATTTGATACATTGAAGAGAATAGAATATATTTTAGTGGTTACTTGGTCGGTGGCTTTTACTAAAACTATACCCGTTCGTTGAGACATGTTACCATATAAATTTGTAGGAGGATAAATAGTTACAGTAGCTGCTGGGTCATTGGGTTGTGCAAAAATTTCGACACTTGTTGTGCCCTGAGGAAGTTCAACCGTATAATTGGTTGTTGATGGCGAAAACGATGGAGCTAAAGAACCGGGATTAACAGATAAAGAACTTAGGGTTGCATCGTTGTTCGTAGAATTTAATATTACCTCAGCGGTGTAAGTACAGGTTGAATTGTCGGCAGCAGTAACCGTATAGTTTACTGGGTTTGTAAAATCCTGAGCGACTCCCGATGCCGGACTTACACTAACACCCGTTATGGTTATCGTTGGCGTAAGAGAGGTTACATTAGTGCCCATTGGCATGTTTACAGTTATATGAAGAGTTTGTTGATTGATAACGGTATTTCCAATTTGACCAGGTATGTTAAAAGCGACAATTTCTTTTGCTGAACCAGGAGCTACTGAAAAAGTTACACTATAAGTATTTTGAGCACTTTGATCAGAAGAGGTAACGATTACCGTTGCTGTTCCATTTACCGACGTCGCTTGTGTTATTTGAACAGTGGCTTGTGGGTCTTGTGGAGTAGCCGAAACAGTTGGAACCGTTGTGGTACCATATGGTAACGTTACACTGTAATTAAAAACTTGTGCATCAAACGGAGGAGTGAGTGTTCCCTGACTTACCGTTAAGTTGGATAAAAAGGCATTAGGTTGATTGGATAAAACAAATTCAACATTGTAGTTTGCTTCATTAACACCATTTTCGGCAATAACTTTAATTTTAGTTGTACGTTCGTTTTGATTTCCTTGTAAATTTGTAGCTTGGGTAATATAAACCGTTGCCCCCTGATGTTGTGGAACTGCTGTAACGGTTGGAATAGTTGTAGTATTATAAGGTAGTTGAACGGTATAGTTAAAAGTATTGGCATTAAATGCTGGGTTTAAGCTACCATTATTAACATTTATGGAGTTTAGTAGAGCATTGCTGCTTAAATTTAAGTTATCTGTAATTTCTATAATTTGACCATTTGAAGGTGTCCAATATACCAATCCCGATGGAAGTGTGGCAGGGGGAGCATTTAGAGGAACCTGTTGAACATTTGCAGCATCGGAGGCATCGTTAAATTTTACAACTTGAATTTGAATTTTTTGCTTGGTAACCTTTATTACGCCAAAACCGGCAAATTTTCCTTGGTTTCTAGTCCAATTAAAGGCTTGATTAGCATTATAGTAAGTATATAAGTTGCGTAAAGGAGCCCCCCAACACCCTTCGCCAAAGAATACAGTGCCGGCAGTATCATTTCGAATAAAGCCATTATCGCTACCCGATGCATTCGACGGAATAACAGGCCACGTTACTTTTTGAACGTGGGTGTGTCCTTCCATTGCTAATCTCACTTTATATTGTTGAAATAAAGGTGCCCAACAGCTAATAAGTGTTGAAGTGGGTGAGTATTCGCCATGAGGTACCAAAGGAATATGATATTGAACGGCCTTCCAATAGGGGGTATTATTAGAGGTTGAATATAATTGTAAATCGTTGGTGAGCCAGTTTAATTGTGTAGCATCACAATCAATTTCAGAATTAAGATTATATATGCGAAGTAAATTGCCTCCAAAACTTAAAGCAAAATAAGCATTTACATTAGGTATATCAAAAAATTTTTCAATATCTTCCGATAATTCATGATTACCAAAAACCGGTACAATAGGAATCAATAATTTATTAGTGCCCAATGTTAATTGCCAATCGGTAAACCAGTCTTCCCAAAGGGAGTTGGTAGAGTTTGTAAGTACATAATCGCCACTAAATGCTACAAAATCGGGGCGTATTTTGGCAACTAACTGATTACCACGCTGACGACGTGGACGGCATTCGCTGGTTTCGAATTCTACAATAGGAACTCCGGTACGTGTATCGCCACCCGAAATAAATAAAATGGGAACATTAGGGTCATTCGAAAGGGTTTTGAATATCATACGTTGACTAACTCCCTGATCGTCTTTAATTACAAAGTAATAATAGGTATTGGGTTGAAGGTTGGTAATACGAGCAAAACGATTATTCATGCCACGATGGCTGATGGTTCTATCGATAGACTTTGTAAATGGATATGAGTTGTAGTTTGTTCCATAATCGGTGGTTCCATAATATACGGTAGCATTGGTACTTGTGCCATCATCGCACCAGCCTATAACAATACTAGTTGAGGGATCGTCGCGAAATGATGCACGATAATATCTGGTTCCTGCAAAAGATGTTAATATTTGAATGGCAAATAAAATACTAATAAGGGTTCTCATAATTTTTAATTTTTAAAATTTGTACTGTAATCTGAATGTAAAAACATCGTCTTTAATATCTTTTTCATATCCCGGCGAGGGCATACGTCCTAAGCGAATATCGCCGATATAAGGCTTAATTTTAGCTTTTTCGTTTACTACATGTTCGTAATAAAAGCAAGCCTTGAGATTTTTGTTTAGGGCTAAATTCAATCCAATACCATATGTCTCAAATTTAATGTCTGCGGGGCTTAAATAAGGCTTTATATAAGTCGGGTCGTTAAAGTACAAAGCTTCGTCGTAAATAATATCTTTGCCGGTAACTTGCGTATTAGGATCGTACCAATCGTATTTAAAAACAAGTTGATGTTCTGTTTTAAATAGGTTTTGTATAAAATAAATATATCCTCCATCGAAATTTCTTACAAAAGTATGATGAAACTTGTTGGTTGGACTTACAATAACAGGGTTATAGGGTTGGGGCTGATCGTACATAGGCCACGAAACACCTAATACCGGTCCACTTGGACTAAAGGAGTTCATGCCGTTATAAATTATATAAGCTTGTTCAACATCTTTGTAATTTACAGCGGCTGGTTGTATGCCCCAAATATACTCAGCCCTAATGGTTAGTCTGCCTAATGGAGAATTGAATTGTATTTCGCCATCAACTCCGTAATAGCGACGTTCAATTCCTTTGCCCATAGTGCCAGCCGATTTGGATTCGTCCATTTTGATAACAAAACCTTTTGAGGTTCTGCCAGTAGTATCTTCAATGTTTTCGAAACGATAAATATAATATTTAGTGTTTGTATTGGAAGCAATGGTATCTACGGGTTCGTAAATATGATTTATTTGACCATTGTATAATGAAAAGCCTAACTTAATAGAGGTCTCATTTTTTTGAGTTTTAAAACCTATTCTACCTATAATGTCTTTAAAATTGTTTGTTTCATAATTGGTACCATTACCATTAACCACAGCCAAAGCAGCATCAAATTTGGAGAGTATATCTTTTTTACTATCAAAACCCAATTCAAAACCAAGGTCACGTTCATTGGGGAATAATGTTTGCACAACTCTTGAACGCTCGGGCGTTTCACGAAGCGATGACGATAGACCGATTTCTTGTCCAAAAGATCTGTTAAACATACCTCCTTTTAAATAGATAGATTCTATTAAAGGCTCAAAATATTGAAAATAAACGTCTTTTATTGCAATTCCACGCTCTGTTAAATCGAATGAAAAACGTGCATGGTTTCGTTGGTTATAGTAAGTAATATTTACCCTGCCTCGTCTTATTGTAAAGCGATTATTGGTAAATCTGTTTACAAAATTACCTCCCGAAAAAGTAGCAAAACTATTGGTTGCAGCACCAACCGTATCGGGAATAAAAAAGTACTGATATTGGCTTTGAATGTATCCGTTTACTTTAGTACTGTCTTTTTTTTCTTGTGCAATTGAATGACTATAATACCACACAACTATAAGAAAAGCCAAAAAGAATGTTTTCATGATTTTTTTTCTCAAATTACTTGTTTTTCTATTATGAAATTGTTAGCAGATTATTAAGAAAATGTTAATAACCTTTTGAAAAGCAAACACTAAAAATGTGATTTATAAAAAATAATATGATTTTCGTAAAAAATTAACAATTAAAATAGCAGATATTCTTTTTTTTACCCAGATTACGCATTGAAATTCGTAAACGACAAAGTGTTTGTAATCAATTCCAATATTGGAATTCGAATAATCACTAAATCGGGGTTATCCCAACTAAATCAAGTAGTTCGACTTGTCTCGTTATTAAACAAATACCGAGACTCTTATTGATTAACTTGGGCTTAATATTGTTTTCAATTGTTATGCTCAAAAGGATGCGACTTATGAAAGTCGGGCTGGTAAAAGTCGGCACTTTCAAATTCCTGAATCCAACCTTTATTTATTCCTAGTTCTTGTGCATAGTCAACAACTTGTTGATAGGCAGCCTTGGTTAGTTTGCCTTGAAGCTCCTTTGGCAACGTTAAGTCATGAGGTGGGTAATACTGAGCCATGAGCGAAATGGCAATGCGAGGGCTAAGTTCATTGGCAATCAAGTCTAAAATGTTTAAACTGTTTTCGGTATGATGAGGTAAAACTAAATGGCGAATAATAAGACCGCGTTCTATTTCTCCATTATTATTGAGAACAAGAGTATTTCCTTTTTGATAATACATTTCTTTAATGGCAAGTATAGCTGTTTGTGTGTAATTTTTTATTTTCGAATAGCGTAATGCCAAACCATCGTCGCTGTACTTAAAGTCGGGCAAATAAACATCTATATAAGCTTCGAGCATACGCAATGTCTCAACTTTGTCGTAGGCATTAGAGTTCCATATGGTAACGGGCTTGTAGCCTAAATGCCACAGTTGTTCGATGATGTCGATAACTTGTATAGCCATGTGCGATGGCGAGACAAAACCTACAGCACGTATGCCTTTATCTAAAAAAGCGATGATTTGTTTGACCACTGCTTCGGTTGTCATTATTTCTTCTAAAGGAGAAATATGTCGGCTAATTTGATGATTTTGACAATAGACGCACGATAAATTGCAGTACGAAAAAAAAACATTGCAAATGCCATTTTTGCCGCTTATAGCTGGTTCTTCGCCACGATGAATGCAAATGGAAGCAATGTGTTGTTGAGCAGAAGCTCCACAAACACCTATTTCTCCATTGTTTCGGTTGGCTCCACATTCGTGCGGACATAAGGTGCAATGATGGTATGCTTCGTATAAAATCATAATAAAAGCAAAAATACTAAAATTACTAAATACATTTACTCTTTTAACCTATTACCATTCTCTAAAAAATTATTTTAGACTGAAAGTAAGTGAACAGAAAGTGAACAAAAATAAGAAAACAGTAAAAATTTTATTTTTATTAACATTCACTGTAAATTTAGATTTTTGATTTTTAAAAAAATAGACTAAGTTTGCACTCGAAAAGTTATGGCAAAAAAGAAAAATAAAAGTCACTGGTTTAGAATAGTAAATTCTTATATAACAACAACTTTTAGTATTACTTTATTGTTGTTTTTATTAGGGATTATAGCATTACTTTATTTAAGCAGCAGTCAAATAAGTAATTATGTGAAAGAGAATATAAGCTTTAGTGTTTTTATTAAAGAAGATGCTAAAGAAGTCGATATTCTTAAACTTCAAAAAATATTAGATGCCAAGCCCTATGTTAAGTCAACGTTTTATATTACTAAAGATATGGCTGCCGAGCAGCTAAAAAAAGACTTAGGTGAGTCGTTTTTAGAATTATTAAGTGAAAATCCGTTGCCACCCTCTATAGAAGTAAAATATAGAGCAGATTATGCTGTTCCCGATAGTATTAAAAAAATTGAAAAAGAAATAAGCCAATACCCTATTGTAGAAGAAATGTACTATCAAAAAGATTTGGTTTATATTATTTATAAAAATTTAAATACTATCAGTTTTTTTGTTTTTATAATTAGTATCTTTTTATTAGTAGTGGCAGTTGCTTTAATTAATAATACGATACGTTTGCTCATATATTCTAAACGCTTTTTAATTAAAACAATGCAATTGGTAGGAGCTACCAAAGGCTTTATTAGAGCACCTTATGTATTAAAAGCTTTTTATCAGGGTATTATTGCTTCGTTTTTGGCTATGGCTCTCATAACAGGTCTTATATATTTTCTTCAACAACAATTGAGCGATATTGTTAATTTTTACGATTTACGCCTAATGGGCATTACATATACAATTATTTTATTAGCCGGTATGATTGTAAGTCTATTGTCGTCATATTTTGCTGTTAATCGTTATTTGCGTTTAAAGACTTCTGAATTGTATTTTTAAAAACCTTAATATATGGGCAACGAAAATTATTCTGTATTTGGCAAAATGAATGTATTAATAATTGTTTTGGGACTTTTATTAATTGTTTTTGGTTTTATAGCGATGTCGGGTGGTGGTACTCACGATCCTAATGTTTTTGCTGGTGATACTTTATTCGATTTTAGACGCTTGAGCTTATCTACCATTCTAATTTTATTAGGCTTTGCATTCGAAATTGTAGGCATTCTTTATCGCCCCAAAAAAAACAATTAAAAAATGGGTTGGTTCGATGTTATTGTATTAGCCATTGTCGAAGGGTTAACCGAATTTCTGCCCATTTCGTCAACAGGGCATATGATCATTGCTCAACATCTGTTAAATGTTCCTTCGTCTGAATTTTTAAAAACTTTTATCGTTAATATTCAGTTTGGTGCTATTTTGAGTGTCGTTGTTTTGTATTATCAACGTTTTTTTAAATCGTTTAAGTTTTATTATACGCTTTTCATAGCTTTTTTACCAGCAGCTATTATAGGTTTTTTATTAGGTGATTATATAGATGCATTATTAGAAAATGTTTTCGTTGTTGCAATTGCACTGTTATTAGGTGGGTTGGTATTTTTATTTATAGATAAATGGTTCGAAAAGAATACTTATGAAAATGAACCTACTTATAAAAATGCTTTTATCATTGGCTTGTTTCAATGTATCGCTATGATCCCTGGTGTTTCGCGATCTGCAGCAACCATTATTGGTGGTTTAACACAAAAATTATCGCGTAAAACAGCGGCCGAGTTTTCATTCTTTTTGGCAGTTCCTACCATGTTTGCCGCTTCGGCGTATAAATTGCTTAAAACCTATACGTTCATTAATTCAGAGAATTTAAAATATTTACTTGTAGGCAATTTTGTTTCATTTATTGTAGCGATGTTGGCTATTAAATTTTTTATTTATTTTCTTACAAAATATGGTTTTAAATGGTTTGGATGGTATCGTATTTTGGTGGGACTTATAATTTTAGTATTATTAAAAATGGGTTATAGTCTTGCAGTAGTTTAATGAATGAACTGATAGAAAAAAGCGGGACGTTTTTAATAGATAAGCCTTATCGTTGGACTTCGTTCGATGTAGTTGCTAAAATCCGAAGTTTGTGCAAACAAACATTGGGTGAGCGACTTAAAATAGGGCATGCTGGTACACTCGATCCTTTAGCTACCGGTTTGTTAATTATTTGTGTGGGAAAAGATACCAAAACAATCGATAAACTTAGTGGTTTAGATAAAGAATACATTGCAACCATAAATATTTCAGGTAGTACATTATCGTTTGATCTGGAGAAACCAATTGATAAAAAGTTTGATTACGAAATGGTTCATTGTGATCAAATTCAACAAGTTTTGCTTTCCTTTACAGGTAAGCAAATGCAAGTGCCACCTTCGTTTTCGGCAAAATGGGTTAATGGCGATCGTGCATATCATATGGCTCGTCAAGGAATTGACCCACAACTAAAAGCTAACGAAATTAACATATACGAATTGGAATTATTACGATGTGAATTACCAGAAATTGAAATTCGAGTTAAATGTAGCAAAGGTACCTATATTCGTTCTTTGGTTAGAGATATAGGATTAAAGCTTACAGGAGGCGCTTATTTATCTGCATTGCGACGTACAGCAATAGGCCCTTATAGCGTTGATAACGCTATTAAAATTGAAGAATTTGAAGAAATATTAAAAAACATAAAAATTGGCAAATAATTTGTAACCCATTTAAATATTTTCCGTATAAAGGTTGATTAAAAATTTATCATATGAAACTATCACAATTTAAATTCAAACTTCCAGATGAGTTAATTGCATTGTATCCATCAGAAAATCGCGATGAATCGCGATTAATGGTTGTTGATAGAGCAACTGGCGAAATCCATCACAAAGTATTTAATGAAATTTTAGATTATTTTGATGAGCAAGATGTCATGGTTTTTAATAATACCAAGGTTTTTCCTGCTCGTTTATACGGTAATAAAGAAAAAACTGGAGCACGAATCGAGGTGTTTTTATTGCGTGAATTAAATCGTGAACAACGTTTATGGGATGTAATGGTAGAGCCTGCTCGAAAAATTCGTATAGGAAATAAATTATATTTTGGCGAAAACGATGAGTTAGTAGCAGAAGTTATTGACAATACAACTTCGAGAGGGCGAACATTACGCTTTTTGTTTGATGGCGATTATGAAACATTTAAGAAAACCTTATATTCTTTAGGTGAAACACCATTACCACGCTTTATTAAACGGGAAGTTGAAGAGATAGACAACGAACGATATCAAACAATTTTTGCTCAAGAAGAAGGGGCTGTTGCTGCTCCTACGGCCGGTTTACATTTTAGTAAGCACTTGCTCAAACGCTTAGAAATTAAGGGTGTACAATTAGCATACATCACTTTGCATGTTGGTTTGGGTAACTTCCGACAAATTGACGTCGAAGATTTAACCAAGCACAAAGTCGATTCTGAACAAATAAAAATTACGCCCGAAGTTTGTGAAATTGTAAATAAAGCTAAAGAAAATCGTAAACGCGTTTGTGCTGTGGGAACAACAGTTATTCGCACTCTTGAAAGCTCTGTTTCTACAAATGGAATGTTAAAGCCTTTTGAGGGATGGACCAATAAATTTATTTTCCCTCCTTATCAGTTTAATGTGCCCACTGCAATGATTACCAATTTTCATTTACCTATGTCGCAACCAGTAATGACAGCGGCTGCTTTTATTGGGTACGAAAAATTTGTAGAAGCCTACAAAATTGCTATTAAAGAAAAATATCGGTTTGGAACGTATGGCGATGCTATGCTTATAATTTAATTATTAAAGAATATTAATGAGTTTTGCCAAAAGTTGATGTTCAAATAAAATTGGCAAATGTTAGTTAGAATGCGCAATCCATAATTCAGGATTGAGTTTTATATTACCATTCCATATTTGAAGTTCAACATAGGTTTTATCTTCGTCGAGGTCGGTACTGGCAGTACCAATATTTTGTTTTGTTTTAACCTTTTGACCGGGTTGAACAAATACGTCACTCAAGTTGGCATATACTGTAAAGTAATTACCATGTTTAATAAGTACTATTTTGTTTTTACCTGGAATGGCTAATACTTTTGATACTTCGCCATCGAATATGCTCCGAACTTTGGCATTGGGTAATGTACTTATATAAACGCCATCGTTGCGAACCTTAACACCTTTTAATACAGCATGTTCATGTTCGCCATAAGACGATAAAATAACTCCACGTTCGGTTGGCCATGGTAATTTACCTCTATTGGCTTCGAATTTATCATTTAATAATTGCTCTTCGGGTGTAAGCAATAGTTCTGTGTGAGTTGATTTATTCTCATTGGTCGAAGTTGTTTTATTGGCAACGTTGGTTTCTGTTTTATTGTTTTTATTTTTAGCATTTTCTTTTGCTCTTTGTTCGGCAAGTGCTTTGGCTTTGCGTTCTGCCTCTTCGCGGGCTTTACGCATTTCTTCGGCAATAAGGCGTTTAATACTTTCTTGTAATTGCTTATCGGCTTTTTTCTGTTCGTTTAGTTTTTTTAGTAGCTCGCTTTCTTGTTTTTTCAAATTACTTAATATTTTAGTTTGTTCTTCTTTGTCTTTTGAAAGTTCGAGTTTTTCTTTTTCGGTTTCCGATTTGAGTTGTTCTTTTTGATTTTTCTTTTCTTTTAATTGTAGTAAAATGTTTTTCATTTCGGTTTTTGTGTTGATGATGTGTGTAATTTGTTTTTGTCGATATTCGCCATAGTATTGTAAATAGCGAAGACGACGATATGACTTATTAAAGTTTTCGGCCGATAGTACGAAAATGAGTTTGTCGTAAGCAGAACGTGTTTTATATGCAAAAACAATCATTTGGGCATAGGCATGTTTGAGTTGAATTAAATCTTTCTCAAGGGAGTCGAGTTTTATATTTAGTATATTGATTCGACTATCGAGGTATTGTATTTCAGATTGCATGTTATTGATGAGTTCTTCGCGAGCGCTTATTTTTTTGTTGAGTACCAGCAACTGATTCATGGAATTTTTCTTTTCTAAACGTGTTTTTTTTATGAGAGAATTGGTATATTCAATTTCTTTTTGTGTTTTTTTGCGTTTTATTTCGAGTTCTTTTCTGTCTTGGGCTTGTAATTGAATAGAAAAGAATATCGATATCAAAAAAGCTATCCAGAATTTGGATCGAGGGAGCTTATGTTCAAAAAAAATATGTATTTGATTTGTTGTCATGGCAAACGGTTATATGATTTAGGTATGTTAAATGAAAAATTTGTTTCTCCATTTACGGTAATTTTTGTGTATTCGAGTTTTACTTGGAATGTTTTTAAGGAGTCTTTTAAAATAAAATCCACTGTTTGTGGGAATAATTGATTATTTATAGGTTCAAATTGATTATAATTAATTTGAAGTTGACGGTTATCAATATAATCTAAAATTTCTATATTACTTATTTTAAATGTTTTAGGTGTTATTTTGATGTTTTCTACAATTAATTCTTTAGCATTTCGACGAATAGATCGTTTGATTTTGTGTTTGCGATGGGTTTTTAATATGTAGTTTACAGAGTCTTTATCTTTAAAAAACGTCTTTTTTATATAATCGCGTTCGTTGCTATTGGGGTTCATTTCTAAATTTTTTTCTTCATCGGTTTCAGAAAATAAAAAAAGTTGGTTGGTTAAGATGGCTTGTAAGTCTTTAAATTCTAGTTCAACTTTATAACTATTTTCAAAGAACGAATAGGGTTTAATAAAATATTCTTTTTTTAGCTTATTCAAAAAATAAATACTGTCTTGAGTGAGTAAAATACGTGCTGCCTCAATCCCAAGTGGGGCAGTGAGGCTTATCCAAATTAAGCTATCTTTTTTTATGCGGTAAACACCGTCTAAATTATGGCTTTCGTCTGAAAAATCGACCGATATTTTAAATTTTATAGAAAGAGTATCGAAGTTTAAATAATGTAGAGTTATGGAATCGATGAGTTTTCCGATGCCATAATTTTTGAATTTAACAACATTATTGCTAAAGGATGGCGTATCTTTTTTTAGCGTGCTTTGAGTTGTTTTGCAAGCGATAAAAAAGATGGTTAGTATGAGCGGTAATATTAAATAGTGTAATTTTTTCATTCAATGAGTTTTTTTTGAATTACTTTTTGTTCGAGATAAATGCTTCCTTTACCGGTTTTATATGCTTCGTTCCACATTTCGATGGCTTGTTCTATATTACCC from Bacteroidales bacterium includes the following:
- a CDS encoding alkaline phosphatase D family protein, with the translated sequence MKLFIAILIILPLCMLSQNHREYKFKNRLSFSLDPAYAPFYHGVASGDPLDTAVIIWTRVTPSGQVDSILVEWQMALDTNFTQIVKFGQKWTRANRDFTVKIDVGGLSPNTWYFYRFKAFNLYSIIGRTKTLPAESSSFDNFRIAFIGGTNYNNGYYNALNTLTMKNNIDLIIHNGDYIYEYETNHYGTHPDRELSPNWECITLEDYRMRYAHYRLDPDMRLAHQQYPWIVTYDDHETANNSWKDGAENHQTNEGNWIDRKHAGQQAFYEWIPIREINDPQNPDNKIHRLFKIGKLARLFCLDTRLEGRDDPNGLGIDDPNKTILGTKQYNWLTNELYKSQYTDTCTWKILVNQVMISPLLIAGQVVNKDQWDGYRYERQRLLNYLYGWNIKNTVVTTGDIHTSWACDVPNQTIGQYGPNGQGVGTVEFVSPSITSPSISFGGGIGASAIYASNAHIRWVDLEHRGYYILDIRPNKVQADWFFVDDINNYGGTNEYNAQSWYVLLNENFIRQSSVFALPIHSNPPFAPFLPIQTSVAHLTHNYSNDLVLLSLAPNPFKQIINLQLYSKNIEDAQLELIDINGKVVFNKKVILGLHDLEYLQLMIPENLAPGTYNLFINTNKNIISRTLIKYE
- a CDS encoding cadherin-like beta sandwich domain-containing protein encodes the protein MRTLISILFAIQILTSFAGTRYYRASFRDDPSTSIVIGWCDDGTSTNATVYYGTTDYGTNYNSYPFTKSIDRTISHRGMNNRFARITNLQPNTYYYFVIKDDQGVSQRMIFKTLSNDPNVPILFISGGDTRTGVPIVEFETSECRPRRQRGNQLVAKIRPDFVAFSGDYVLTNSTNSLWEDWFTDWQLTLGTNKLLIPIVPVFGNHELSEDIEKFFDIPNVNAYFALSFGGNLLRIYNLNSEIDCDATQLNWLTNDLQLYSTSNNTPYWKAVQYHIPLVPHGEYSPTSTLISCWAPLFQQYKVRLAMEGHTHVQKVTWPVIPSNASGSDNGFIRNDTAGTVFFGEGCWGAPLRNLYTYYNANQAFNWTRNQGKFAGFGVIKVTKQKIQIQVVKFNDASDAANVQQVPLNAPPATLPSGLVYWTPSNGQIIEITDNLNLSSNALLNSINVNNGSLNPAFNANTFNYTVQLPYNTTTIPTVTAVPQHQGATVYITQATNLQGNQNERTTKIKVIAENGVNEANYNVEFVLSNQPNAFLSNLTVSQGTLTPPFDAQVFNYSVTLPYGTTTVPTVSATPQDPQATVQITQATSVNGTATVIVTSSDQSAQNTYSVTFSVAPGSAKEIVAFNIPGQIGNTVINQQTLHITVNMPMGTNVTSLTPTITITGVSVSPASGVAQDFTNPVNYTVTAADNSTCTYTAEVILNSTNNDATLSSLSVNPGSLAPSFSPSTTNYTVELPQGTTSVEIFAQPNDPAATVTIYPPTNLYGNMSQRTGIVLVKATDQVTTKIYSILFNVSNDISINNLDHDVKVYPNPAKNKIKIEFDIPTTSTLQLYNGLGHLLKETKSINEKYHEIDLSSLPSGSYILFIQKNNIITRHKFQKL
- a CDS encoding radical SAM protein: MILYEAYHHCTLCPHECGANRNNGEIGVCGASAQQHIASICIHRGEEPAISGKNGICNVFFSYCNLSCVYCQNHQISRHISPLEEIMTTEAVVKQIIAFLDKGIRAVGFVSPSHMAIQVIDIIEQLWHLGYKPVTIWNSNAYDKVETLRMLEAYIDVYLPDFKYSDDGLALRYSKIKNYTQTAILAIKEMYYQKGNTLVLNNNGEIERGLIIRHLVLPHHTENSLNILDLIANELSPRIAISLMAQYYPPHDLTLPKELQGKLTKAAYQQVVDYAQELGINKGWIQEFESADFYQPDFHKSHPFEHNN
- a CDS encoding ABC transporter permease; translated protein: MAKKKNKSHWFRIVNSYITTTFSITLLLFLLGIIALLYLSSSQISNYVKENISFSVFIKEDAKEVDILKLQKILDAKPYVKSTFYITKDMAAEQLKKDLGESFLELLSENPLPPSIEVKYRADYAVPDSIKKIEKEISQYPIVEEMYYQKDLVYIIYKNLNTISFFVFIISIFLLVVAVALINNTIRLLIYSKRFLIKTMQLVGATKGFIRAPYVLKAFYQGIIASFLAMALITGLIYFLQQQLSDIVNFYDLRLMGITYTIILLAGMIVSLLSSYFAVNRYLRLKTSELYF
- a CDS encoding DUF3098 domain-containing protein gives rise to the protein MGNENYSVFGKMNVLIIVLGLLLIVFGFIAMSGGGTHDPNVFAGDTLFDFRRLSLSTILILLGFAFEIVGILYRPKKNN